The segment GGCCCTCGAGCGTCTGTTGCCCGCGATTGAACTCAATATTGAGATCAAGGGTGAGTCAGAAAAGTTGGCCGATGTGGTGGCTAAGCTGGTGGCGCAGCACCCTCGGCGCGAGCGCATCATCGTCTCGTGTTTTCAAGCCAAGCCTTTGGTATGGATGAAGTACCACGCCCCCGCGGTGCAACGGGCCTGCCTTTGGAGCTCTGATTCGTTTAATTGGCCGTTTTTTGCCACCCTAGCGCCTAGCGTCTTTCTGGCACAGGCAAGCACGAACATCCTGCATCCGCATACAAGTCTCGTGGACGCCAATTTGATGGACCAGGCCGCAGCGCGCAACTGGCGCGTTTACGCATGGGCGGAGATGGTGGGCGAGGACCATGGACGGGACGCCCTCTGGACGACGCTTCGTACCTTTGGCTTACACGGACTGTGCACGAATTATCCGCGCGAACTTAAATTATGGCTCGAGGAGGCAGATCGCTATGACCGGCTTGTCCATGACTAAATTTGACGAGATCAAGGCAACTGAGCGCCAGTTTGATATCGGCAAATTACGCATGCCGGATGGTAAAGTTGAGTTGCGCTACGGTCGCGTCCTCAAAGATAAAGACCCCTCGCACTTTGTCGTGTTTTTGAATGGTCGCGCCGAGTGGATTGAAAAATACGCTTATGTTCAGGCCGACTTAGCTCTGCCGAAGCATGTAGGGTTTTTGACCTGTGATCATCGTGGGCAAGGCGGATCAGGCGGTACACGCGCCTACATCGATAGCTACGACACTTATGTCAGTGACTTATTGCACCTGATTAAAAAAATGACAGACGGCAAGCCCTACGTGCTGGTGGCCCACTCGATGGGCGCTCTCATCTCACTTTACGGCACGATAACGGGGCAACTAGCGCCGCGTTCCTTGGTGTTGTCATCGCCTTTTCTTGGTCTACCTAATAGACCTGTACCGATACCGCTCGCGCGTCCCCTGTCGCGGACGCTTGCGCATTTGGGGCTCGGTAGTATCAGCTCCGGAGCCGGCGATTTTGGTCGTGCCACTTTCGCCGACAATAAGCTTACGCATCGCGCTGATTTGTATCAGCGGATCGTCGCAGCTCCTTACAAGATCCCAGGTGCCACATTTGGCTGGGTAGCTGCGTCGTTCCGCGCTATCGACACTTGTTTCCATGCCGACAACCTCAAGAAGTTGAGTACACCCACATTGGTGCTTGCTCCAACCCTGGAGCAAGTGGTTGATCCTGACTGTGCGCGCCGCTGGGCCCTAGCTGCCCATGAAAATGCACCCGGCGCCGTGAAGCTCGACGTGTTTCACAACGCCCGTCATGAGCTCTTTTCCGAATTACCCCAAATTTACGCAGGGGCCATCACGGCCACTAGAGATTGGATCATGCCTCATTTACAGGATTTACAGGCCTAGAAGCCGTTGGCACTTAAGTTTACTGGATTCGCGTCAGCGAGGCGTCGACCAACCAATCCTGGTCCAGAGGGACCAGACTAGTGGTCGTGAATGGCAAAGGCCCAGTCGTTACCTCTCCGAAGTACATGGCGTCGCCATCGCTGCCCAGTAATTTGGGGGCTTGAAATAGGTGCAGACGGTTGACGCAACCGGCGCTCAGGAATGATTTGTAAACGCCAAGTCCGCCCTCAATGAGGAGACTGGTGATCCCGCGCGTCCAGAGAGCCTGTAGGACGTCCCGCGGATTGAAGGCTCCGCTGGCATCGACGGCGAGGCGCTGCACTTGGACCGACAGACTTGCAAGTCGGTCTAAAAGCGTTGTCGCTGACGTTGCAAGCTGATCGCTCACCAACCATAAGACGCGGTCGGGTTCGTGACCAAGGACGCGCCAAGCGCAGTCCGGCCGCGTTTGCAGGAGGTACCCTTCAGGATCGAGAACCACCCGGATCGGTGTCCGACCAGCAATGAGCGCATCCCGCGCATCCAGGGTCGGGTCATCGGCAAGCATGGTCCCAGCGCCAACTAAAATAGCGTCGTAATAAATGCGGAGAAAATGGCCGTAAGCCCTGGCCCTCGGCCCCGTGATCCAGGCCCTTTGGTCGCCTTTTTTGGCCATGATGCCGTCGCTAGACATAGCCACTTTGAGGCCAACGAAAGGACTCTGCGTATGCATGGTCCATAGGAAGACCTCCGCCAGCCTTTGGCAGGCGGGCGTCCAGGTTGTATCCAACTCGCAGGTGATCCCTGCGTTGTTGATATAAGCAGCGCCGCGACCACTGACCTTGGGATTGGGATCGGGGCTGCCATAGATCACCCTTGCGACGCCACTGGCCGCTACTTGCGGCGCGCAGGCTGGCGTGCGGTTCTGGTGCGCGCAAGGTTCGAGCGTTACATACATCGTCCCACCGGCAATGGCTGGCGTCAGCCCGTTTGCAGCAGCTGCGCGTAGCGCCGCAATTTCAGCGTGGGCGTCACCGATCCTCTCGTGGGCTCCGGCACTCACGAAGCGGTGCTGGGCGTCAACAATGACCGCTCCTACCAGAGGATTGGGTGCCACACGACCGAGGCCTCGCAGTGCAATCAGGGTGGCCAGTGACTTAGCTGCGTCGGGCGTGATGTCACGCCCAGGTGTGGGGATGTCCAGCTGGGAAAAGGCCATGTCCAATGGTGGAGTAACAATATTTACCAAAGCTCGATATCGCCAGTAGTAGGGTCGAAGTTGGCACCAACGCCGTTGATCTTACCATTAACAGCGGAACTGGAAAGATCACTTTGTCGCTGCCCCAGACAGCAAAATTAGGTAGACTGGGCCAACGCCCAGGCATGCTGATCTACCGGCGACTGGTTGG is part of the Deltaproteobacteria bacterium genome and harbors:
- a CDS encoding glycerophosphodiester phosphodiesterase — its product is MLVIAHRGANKEGLENSWDAFGKAVAAGAVRIELDVQLTRDGHAVINHDDALTKTTGLRQRISRLDRAELSRIRLLNGEPVPFLDEALERLLPAIELNIEIKGESEKLADVVAKLVAQHPRRERIIVSCFQAKPLVWMKYHAPAVQRACLWSSDSFNWPFFATLAPSVFLAQASTNILHPHTSLVDANLMDQAAARNWRVYAWAEMVGEDHGRDALWTTLRTFGLHGLCTNYPRELKLWLEEADRYDRLVHD
- a CDS encoding alpha/beta hydrolase; protein product: MDGTPSGRRFVPLAYTDCARIIRANLNYGSRRQIAMTGLSMTKFDEIKATERQFDIGKLRMPDGKVELRYGRVLKDKDPSHFVVFLNGRAEWIEKYAYVQADLALPKHVGFLTCDHRGQGGSGGTRAYIDSYDTYVSDLLHLIKKMTDGKPYVLVAHSMGALISLYGTITGQLAPRSLVLSSPFLGLPNRPVPIPLARPLSRTLAHLGLGSISSGAGDFGRATFADNKLTHRADLYQRIVAAPYKIPGATFGWVAASFRAIDTCFHADNLKKLSTPTLVLAPTLEQVVDPDCARRWALAAHENAPGAVKLDVFHNARHELFSELPQIYAGAITATRDWIMPHLQDLQA
- the ribD gene encoding bifunctional diaminohydroxyphosphoribosylaminopyrimidine deaminase/5-amino-6-(5-phosphoribosylamino)uracil reductase RibD codes for the protein MVNIVTPPLDMAFSQLDIPTPGRDITPDAAKSLATLIALRGLGRVAPNPLVGAVIVDAQHRFVSAGAHERIGDAHAEIAALRAAAANGLTPAIAGGTMYVTLEPCAHQNRTPACAPQVAASGVARVIYGSPDPNPKVSGRGAAYINNAGITCELDTTWTPACQRLAEVFLWTMHTQSPFVGLKVAMSSDGIMAKKGDQRAWITGPRARAYGHFLRIYYDAILVGAGTMLADDPTLDARDALIAGRTPIRVVLDPEGYLLQTRPDCAWRVLGHEPDRVLWLVSDQLATSATTLLDRLASLSVQVQRLAVDASGAFNPRDVLQALWTRGITSLLIEGGLGVYKSFLSAGCVNRLHLFQAPKLLGSDGDAMYFGEVTTGPLPFTTTSLVPLDQDWLVDASLTRIQ